Proteins encoded in a region of the Triticum dicoccoides isolate Atlit2015 ecotype Zavitan chromosome 3A, WEW_v2.0, whole genome shotgun sequence genome:
- the LOC119270596 gene encoding putative E3 ubiquitin-protein ligase SINA-like 6: MGLGGGGGEGVLAVVPMEAIPMAEPQIVAGGKIVGLRADLLDCHNCRLPLKPPIFKCDAEHLVCSSCRGLHGEACGGRAAVHSALADIFAAAATVPCGYERYGCDAGGVVYHEAADHRRACQHAPCCCPDRAGAAGIGGCGFVGSRQDLLDHISGPDHSRPIIVVRYGQPWNLSLPLSRRWHILVGEEDKAVAAAAGAERHRNLFLVSLGERGATTAVSLVCVRADGTAPSAPQFACKLAVESDGCRLTLESPLVCSSSLSGGLPAEVKCLPVPKDFLSGDSVPLSIHIEKLPAPPAPPLGLGVAPACTSPVAATPPPCPAATIPPSRPSSGSSDNVAVKTVITDQSYKKRKSANPRKL; encoded by the exons atgggcctcggcggcggcggcggggagggggtCCTGGCCGTGGTGCCCATGGAAGCCATCCCGATGGCCGAGCCGCAGATCGTCGCCGGCGGCAAGATCGTGGGCCTGCGGGCGGACCTGCTCGACTGCCATAactgccgcctccccctcaagcccCCGATATTCAAG TGCGACGCCGAGCACCTCGTCTGCTCCTCCTGCCGCGGCCTCCACGGCGAGGCCTGCGGCGGCCGCGCCGCCGTCCACTCCGCCCTCGCCGAcatcttcgccgccgccgccaccgtgccCTGCGGCTACGAGCGCTACGGCTGCGACGCGGGGGGCGTCGTGTACCACGAGgccgccgaccaccgccgcgcGTGCCAGCACGCGCCCTGCTGCTGCCCGGACCGCGCGGGCGCGGCCGGTATCGGGGGCTGCGGCTTCGTCGGCTCCCGCCAGGATCTGCTCGACCACATCTCCGGCCCCGACCACTCGCGCCCCATCATCGTCGTCCGCTACGGCCAGCCCTGGAACCTCAGCCTGCCGCTCTCGCGCCGCTGGCACATCCTCGTCGGCGAGGAGGACAAGGCGGTGGCCGCCGCTGCGGGCGCCGAGCGGCACCGCAACCTCTTCCTCGTCTCCCTCGGCGAGCGCGGCGCGACCACGGCCGTGTCGCTGGTGTGCGTCAGGGCGGACGGCACGGCGCCGAGCGCGCCGCAGTTCGCGTGCAAGCTCGCCGTGGAGAGCGACGGCTGCAGGCTGACCCTGGAGTCGCCTCTGGTGTGCAGCAGTTCCCTGTCCGGCGGCCTGCCCGCCGAGGTCAAGTGCCTGCCTGTGCCCAAAGACTTTCTCTCCGGCGACAGTGTGCCCCTCAGCATCCACATCGAGAAGCTTCCGGCTCCCCCTGCTCCTCCTCTAGGACTAGGAGTTGCGCCGGCCTGTACTTCCCCGGTCGCCGCCACTCCTCCTCCTTGCCCGGCCGCCACCATCCCGCCTTCTCGTCCGTCCTCCGGCTCCTCCGACAACGTCGCAGTCAAGACGGTGATAACAGATCAGAGCTACAAGAAACGGAAGTCTGCCAACCCAAGGAAGCTGTAG